The following nucleotide sequence is from Coffea eugenioides isolate CCC68of chromosome 10, Ceug_1.0, whole genome shotgun sequence.
ttttttttataaaaaacaacaaagaaaaagagccttttgaattgttatttttagaagtttttattaaaaaaaaaaaaaaaaaagtgttgtaGCGACTTCATATatttaaagtaaaaaaaaaatgattgaaaaatgtgtttacaaaaaatataaaaattacaatccaaacaatcAAGTACAGTTCATCTGGCAAATTAAAACTCTAACCTCATGGATAAATTACGATAGGGGCCCCTGACGACCCTCCTCTGCTTGGTTTCACTTTTAACAGCAGCAGCTCTAGAAGAATTATACTACTCCTACTTCCATATTTATTAAGTTTTCACGTCGCAGTCCATTGGTGTTTTTCTGTTCTGGTACATGCATTGCCTTTTCTAGTCACAAGAATATCTACATTTGATCTTCATAATGTGGCCCTGTGATTGTACATAAGTAATTTTGGAATGGAGCCATCCGCTTCCAGTAGTACGTGTATTTGCATGAATGCATGGGGAATATTTAGGTATATGTACGCTTTCCGGTTGCTTCCTTTTTGGAAGCTGGACCCATTGGCAATCATGTGGCACGTTTCTTTTCTCCTCGGATTTGCTTTCTGGGTTTAATTTAATTGGGTCGAATCTTGTTGGACTAATGCTGAAGCCATTACATGCAAGCTCAATTCCAATAGATTGATCCATGTTGAACGTCAAGCTCATCATTAAAATCGGCCTGGGTTCAGGCCCGAATCACTGTAACCATGGTTGACATGGAGTGATGTGTGACGGCTATTTTTAATTTGAATTCGAATTTTAAGTTTTGCATATTTGGCATCCATCCATCGAGACCTGCTGATATTGATTATAGACTTGACCATCTACATGGGCATTTTCTACATAAAACTGGAACACCAATATGGACGATTTTTTCGTGGACTCAGAAAATGGGTAAACACGAAAAGAGGTACTATAAAAGCGTTAACTCAGATGTGCAAGAACGGTCTAATGTAAAACAATAACCAAAAATGTGAGTTCCTAAAAGGGAACAAACTAGGATTTAATAGAACTAAAACTTGATAGGGaaatgttccaaaaaaaaaaaaaagaagaagatccAACCACTTGAAAGAACACATGCCATTCGAGTTCATCATAAAatgtttaaataaataaaaataatttttgtttaaaaaaaaactcatctTGTTAATGCAAGTTTAACTCTTATTAATTCTTGTGTCCCAGACaacaaatttattaaaactttatcgCTTTATTATATTTATAGGTATTAAATTATGGAAATTGTGAGAGATAGACAAGTGAcattctatatataactaggaaAATTTGTTGCtattgttatccaaacttttcaaaaattgaaaaaataattaaaaattataatacaataaaaatttattacatattttataatgttatgtgaaaagtcaaaatatttttcatagtattttaaaatgtataaatacaaaatgatttttaaattatacatataatcatgtattatacaagtatattatgaataattactaactagagtactaaatttcaattattaatcaaaaatcttattattatttcaaataaacttcctaatagtACTAGTTTGATATAagtttttaagtaaaataggCATGAATTAGTAAATTTtgatcattaatcaaatttactatgttttcagtaagaattactattaTCTATAAAAATTTACTAgcacttgaactaaacttactttCTAAAACGTAAGTTTAGGATATAAAGTACCAATTTATTcctttaaaaagtaagtttcatATTTATTCTAATTTACCTTTTGAGAGAAAAAAGTACTAATTTATTacgttaacttactattttcaATGAGAAATTTACTTCCTTATTTTCTATCAAATGATCACTAAAAGTGTGATACCCTGTCGTTATTCTTGCAATTGCAGTCAATCTCGCTACCTTTTGAGTTTAGTTGCCGCTCCAAAACTGCAGGGTGCTTTTGAAGAGTCCCAAGGCTTGCAAGGTAAAACCAGTTTAGTTACCGTAATGATCTAGAGcattttccttcattattaACTTGTACTTAATAGTTATCATCAATATGATACATTTTCTTTTACTGATTTCTTTTACGAAGAGTTATTATCTAACCACTTAAAAGGCATGTATTCTTCTTTCGAGAAACGAATTTTGACCAATTAAACCTAATCCCAGAAGTCAAcccaaaagccggcaactcttgaaTTGCTCCCAGGGACTTAACTACCCAAACCCCAACCCCCCCAAagccgatgtgggatagaaacCCGACAGGGGCCTTAAAAGGCATGTATTCACTTTCTACAAATTATTGAGTTGTAAAAAACAAAATTGTTTTGAATCTACCAACTACATCATACATTATCTTTTTCTTCTGTCAATCAGAGTACATCAAAGAAATCTTTAAAAATTTCTATACCCAAAATTGAGTTCACGCCTCCACTGGCCAAAAAGAAATTCCGTCCCTGAGCTTAATGCCTCACTCATGGAATTTCATAATCTACACATTTCTAAAAATTGTAATTCAAAGTTTTACACTGCCTGGGGTCTCAACCTAAGGAACCACAAGCTACAGCGAAAGAGAGGAGGGGGTGGCGGGAGTGTTTCGTTTCTTGTATACCtaataaatgataataataatgtaaTCCATGACCATTTCCCATCTACTTGACAGTCCTGTAACAGAGTGTTGGAGCAATTGGATTTGATTCCCTTCATTTACTCTGTGAGAACCCGGGAATTGAGAAagaagttcaaaaaaaaaaaaacagtactTACAACAACACTGTGTTTAGCATGTAAGCCTTCTTACCAAGAGCACAAACAGATATATGCGACCATGTCACTAAAAGAGGCACTGAATGCAGAAGTCTAAGACGCAGTGGAAATGTACAAAGCACGTTTAATATGGAAGAAACAGTCCGCAGATACGCATAAGATGGATGTTACATTAGCTTCATGTGATCCAATTACATAAAAACCTGCATTCCAACTTGCTTAGCGCAACGACACAAGGGACAAACACTAACCTTACTTTCACAGTCTTTACACAGACAGAGATGCTTGCAAGGTAATAAAAGCATGCACACCTCATTAACTCTACAAACCTTGCAATTCATCAAGTCCTTCATCTCATTACCATCTTTGCGTAGCAGGTGAAAATCAAGCGTTCGACCATTGCAGCAAGAGGCAGTATCATCTACCTCACTATCACCACAACCTTCTTTACTATCTCTACTTTGTGCAAAGACTTGTTGTATGTTCAGTGTAAGAGTTTTGACCATGTTTTCATTGTACTGAGCACGCTGTTGCCATGCATTTGCCTCAAGGGACAACTGTTCCATTCTTAGCTCCAGTTCAATGTTCTTCTTGTTAATGTCTTCCACCTCTGCCTCTTTCTCACGGAGTTTCTGCAGGACTTTCTCTTCAACGTACGAGATGGTTTGGAGCTGGTTTGTCTGAACCTTCTCCAAAATAGCTTGCCTCAATCGGTCACCCTGAGAGCATTAAATGTTTTGTAATCAAATTATAGCTAGGTCCCAAGTAAGCACATGACCATTTATAGTCAatgtaaaataaaattcctGAGTGTTCAAGTTAATCAATACAAATAATTTATCTAAGTCAAATCTGCCTAGTCCAATTAGTATTATTTGAGATAACCTAACAATGGAGAAGCTCAGGTTGGAAAGATAATTCAGCAATCCTATTAGTTAGTTAAACATACAAACTGAACTTCGAGTCACAAAATCAAGACCCGCTCAGACAACAGTGGTCCTCACTATCACCTAAACCCTGATGCCACACTGCCATAGTAAAGCACTTTATTTGGCAGCAAGGTGTTAAACTGCATACGAAAGCTCATTGGAGACCACAACCAACCTTTCCCTTAGAAGATCAGGGCCATCAGTAATTCGCTTTCCATATGCTTGAAACACAGGTGCATGGTAACAAAAAACTCTCAACAGCATCGATGGCAAAACACCCTAAACGATTAGTGACAAAAAGGCAAATAATATTGAAACAAAAAAGGAATAATAATCTTTCTGCCATTGAAGAACCACATTTCCTACTTCAGCCACTGAGCCACTATCTGCTACCAAATCTTAAAACCCCCATCGACACAAGACTACTTTGCAAAGCACAATGTTATCAGTCAAACCACTCAGGAACTAAACCAAACCCACCCACCCCcaacacaaaaaaaaggaaaaagaaaaaaaggaggaCAAAAAAGAAGGCAACCCATGACATTAACTTTATAGTTTATCTCACTTCTTGGGCAAAAACAACTTTGCACTGAAACAGTAACAGAAATCATAGTAATACAATGCCAAACCAGgtaaaataaacaataaaaatctCAGCTTTCCTAAATTATAAACTTTAGATACTCGTGAAAAGGATTAAAGTTACCTGAATCTTTAAGAATCTTTCAATTTCAGCATCTTGCCTGTGGAACTCAAGATCAAGTTCATCACCAACAATCCCTAGAAAAGCTGAGTCACCAGAAGAAGCCAACCAGGTTTTATTATTAGTATTGTTGTTGTTGGTATTATCCAAAGACAAGCCCAGCCCGGTTGACACTGATCGAGCCTGTAAGAAATCCACAGAAGACATCTGCGaattattattgttgttattatGGTGATTATTATCAAGAAAATCCTGCTCTTTGGGCCTCTTTTTCTTCGGCTCGAACCCGTAATTCCACTGCAATTCCAGCCCTCCTCCTTGCTCCTCCACCGTCGCCGGAGCTAAGCCCACAACTTGAACTGGGCTCAACAAACAAACAAAGTACAAAAAGACCAAATTTTTTGGTCAGAAAATTGCAGATTATTCTAAAAATGTGATCCAAAGGTTAATAGTTGAGAGATGATAATTACAAGGAGGGACATAAGGAGGGTGGTTGGATTGATCAGGGAGATTCATCCCATTGAAGAAGGCCACCGGCGGTGAAATCTGGGCGGCTTCCATGTTGCTGTAAATGTCcctgaaaaataaaaagaaatgaggATTTGCGGAGAGATAGAGAGATATAAGAGAATTTAAGGGGACCCAGAAAATTTTTACCTTAAAGATTGCTGCTGCTTGGGCGGTGGTTgctggaggtggtggtggtgttgTTGGAAATGGTGATGAGGAAAAGCCATAGCTGGCGAGAAAGATGAGAGAGAAGGAAGTTGGGAGTAGAGGGGGGTTGTTTGGGAAATATTCTGGAGGTGGTTCGGCGGAGGAAGATTCTTCTTTTATTTGCCTTTTGGCCCTTGTAGTTTCGAGGAATTTTGAAACGGAAGTTTATCATGTGGAGTGGTATGAAATAAGGGATCTTTCGTTGGACTTGTTGGATTGGGCCGTGGGGAAAGAGGGGGAG
It contains:
- the LOC113749109 gene encoding probable BOI-related E3 ubiquitin-protein ligase 2; translation: MAFPHHHFQQHHHHLQQPPPKQQQSLRDIYSNMEAAQISPPVAFFNGMNLPDQSNHPPYVPPFQVVGLAPATVEEQGGGLELQWNYGFEPKKKRPKEQDFLDNNHHNNNNNNSQMSSVDFLQARSVSTGLGLSLDNTNNNNTNNKTWLASSGDSAFLGIVGDELDLEFHRQDAEIERFLKIQGDRLRQAILEKVQTNQLQTISYVEEKVLQKLREKEAEVEDINKKNIELELRMEQLSLEANAWQQRAQYNENMVKTLTLNIQQVFAQSRDSKEGCGDSEVDDTASCCNGRTLDFHLLRKDGNEMKDLMNCKVCRVNEVCMLLLPCKHLCLCKDCESKVSVCPLCRCAKQVGMQVFM